Part of the Candidatus Hydrogenedentota bacterium genome, AACGCCTGCAACATTTGCTGCGGCGGCATATCATGTTTGTTCAACAATTTCAGGCGCTTCCGCGCATTCTGTTCTCCGATCAAGTCTACACGGGCAACCCCGCGCGCAAGGCGCGCATTCACGAGACCATCATGGAGTACCTTGGCCGCATTGCCGCCATCGTCAAGGACGGCCAGCATGAGGGAAGTATCCGTGCAGACCTCGACCCAGGCACGGTTTCCGTCATGTTCCTGGGGCTTTTCCAACCGACGGCCATGCTGTGGTTTCTCAGCGACGGCGGTTTCGATACAACCAAGCACATCGACCGCGCTTGGCGGGTGTTTTTGGAAGGCATTCGGTCTAAGTGAAAGACCGATTGTGAATACACATTCTCATCATTAAGGCGAACGTCATGAAGGCTCGAATCATATTCATTGCCGTACCGTTACTCATCGCCGTTGCCGGTGCCTGCTATTTCGAATCAAAAGGCCATGCATCGGCGAATGGCGACACCATCCAGGTATCCGGCAATATCGAAGTAACCGACGCCGAAGTTAGCTTCAAGATGCCCGGCCGAATGCAATCGCGCAAGGTCAGCGAGGGCGAGCGCATCGAGAAGGATCAAGTCGTG contains:
- a CDS encoding TetR/AcrR family transcriptional regulator gives rise to the protein MSKTKLDTEVRQEQIAEAALMLVHTHGIKALSIGRIAMSVGLAPSALYRHFKDKSAILDAVLMQIRIQLFGLVDSVCKEHEAPLERLQHLLRRHIMFVQQFQALPRILFSDQVYTGNPARKARIHETIMEYLGRIAAIVKDGQHEGSIRADLDPGTVSVMFLGLFQPTAMLWFLSDGGFDTTKHIDRAWRVFLEGIRSK